The proteins below come from a single Arthrobacter crystallopoietes genomic window:
- a CDS encoding helix-turn-helix domain-containing protein encodes MELLLAAIRIDFIVIWGELMALADPGDAELLVRRAETVWQVVDSYAAQTQATYIAERQRMAQEASSVRQGHVATMFGPVSPAPQMLTRIANELGIDEDAPLVVAAATTDDAAALRVVIAAASRRGTEVFTHPLPDGLVAFWAADDRPGSAVREAIEQVRQIRCGLVEQVRGLADLRVAAQAARALASLVEDDDQQALTMRNAWARLARHRLSETGVPVVPDVEAALAQSGPVERARLEEAVRSYLATGSIAQSADQLFCHRNTLMNRPRRFTDLTGIDVTIPHQAARLVVAWS; translated from the coding sequence GTGGAGTTGTTACTTGCGGCCATCCGAATCGACTTCATCGTTATCTGGGGTGAGCTCATGGCCCTGGCCGACCCGGGCGACGCCGAGCTGCTGGTGCGCAGGGCGGAGACGGTGTGGCAGGTGGTGGACTCCTACGCCGCCCAGACCCAGGCCACCTACATCGCCGAGCGCCAGCGCATGGCCCAGGAAGCGTCCTCCGTGCGGCAGGGCCACGTCGCCACCATGTTCGGCCCGGTCAGCCCGGCCCCGCAAATGCTCACCCGCATCGCCAACGAACTCGGCATCGACGAAGACGCTCCCCTCGTCGTGGCAGCAGCAACAACGGACGACGCCGCCGCCCTCCGCGTCGTCATTGCCGCGGCTTCCCGTCGTGGCACGGAGGTATTCACCCACCCGCTGCCCGACGGACTGGTCGCGTTTTGGGCAGCTGACGACCGCCCCGGCAGCGCAGTCCGCGAAGCCATCGAGCAGGTTCGGCAGATCAGGTGCGGCCTGGTTGAACAAGTCCGCGGACTAGCTGACCTGCGCGTCGCCGCCCAGGCGGCCCGCGCCTTGGCCTCCCTCGTCGAAGACGACGATCAGCAGGCGCTGACCATGCGAAACGCCTGGGCACGCCTAGCCCGACACCGCCTCTCGGAAACCGGCGTCCCCGTCGTCCCCGACGTCGAGGCCGCGCTCGCGCAGAGCGGACCAGTGGAACGAGCACGACTGGAGGAGGCAGTCCGCTCTTACCTAGCCACCGGCAGCATTGCCCAGTCCGCCGACCAGCTCTTTTGCCACCGCAACACCCTCATGAACCGCCCCCGCCGCTTCACCGACCTCACCGGCATCGACGTCACCATCCCCCACCAAGCCGCCCGCCTCGTCGTCGCGTGGTCATAG